The Calonectris borealis chromosome 13, bCalBor7.hap1.2, whole genome shotgun sequence genome contains a region encoding:
- the APLN gene encoding apelin, which translates to MRLPRSGAAVPAAAPAAPQPPGMAAPRWLLALLLLFWLALAAAGPLGQAPDRKDAEDGLIRTLVRPRGARRGAGHRPGNWRRYRRPRPRLSHKGPMPF; encoded by the exons ATGCGGCTCCCCCGCAGCGGggccgccgtccccgccgccgcccccgccgccccgcagccccccggcatgGCCGCGCCGCGCTGgctcctggcgctgctgctgctgttctggctCGCCTTGGCCGCCGCGG GGCCGCTGGGCCAGGCGCCGGATAGGAAGGATGCGGAGGACGGCCTCATCCGAACCCTGGTGCGGCCGCGGGGTGCGCGGCGCGGGGCTGGACACCGGCCGGGCAACTGGCGGAGGtaccggcggccccggccccggctctccCACAAGGGCCCCATGCCCTTCTGA